The Porphyromonas sp. oral taxon 275 DNA window GAACGCAGGCGTGCGCAACTCGGGCTCGCCTCGTCTCTACAGCGACCAGAAGCTGGAGCTGCTGCGGCGCTACATCGCTGACCCCTCCAGTGTCGACCCCTGGGCAGAGCTGCCGAAGAACTCAATGATGAACCCCGCCTTCGAGAACTCGGAGCAGGGGGTGGGCAATGTCGACTACTTCGCCCTCCACTATAAGGACTGGGCGCACAAGCAGAGCCACAACCTCAGCGTCTCGGGCGGCAGCGAAGGCACACAGTACTACGTCTCGGGCGGCTACTATACCGAGGACGGCATCCTGCGCTATGCCAAGATGCAGTACCAGCGCTACAACTTCGCCTCCAAGGTCACGAGCCAGCTCAAGCCTTGGCTACGCCTCAAGCTCGATACCAAGTACATCCACGGACAGAATGATACGCCCTTCGGCGCAGGCGGGCTCTCCGAGGGCTTCTACCACTCGCTGGCGCGCTTCCGCCCCACGGTCTCCGTCGTCGACCCCAATGGGCACTTCACCGAGCTAAGTATGATCCCCTACCTCCGGAGCGGCACCTACACGCGTCACAAGCAGGATCGGCTTAACCTCACTGCTGGCGTCGAGCTGCAGCCACTCAAGGATTGGCGTATCTACCTCGACTATACCTACCGCCTCGGAGGCTCGGAGTACGAGGCGCTCAATAGAGCTCCGCGCATCTACGCCGCCGACGGGCAGCGCACCTCCCTCGGGGTACGCAGCGAGCTGGGGGTACTGCCGCAGGGCAAGTTCACCCGTAGCTTCCAGAAGGACAACTATCGCTCGATCAACCTCTACACCAACTACCTGCTCGACCTCGGGGAGCGTCACCACTTCACCTTCCTAGCGGGCTATCAGGAGGAGGACAGCCACACGAGCTTCCTCGAGAGTTCGGTGACGGGGCTCTACTCGCTGGACAACCCCAACGCAGGGATAGGCTCGGGGGACAAGGTGCCCGTGGATCAGCGCTACGGCTGGGCTACGCGTGGCTTCTTCGGGCGTATCAACTACAACTATGACGGGCGCTACCTCGTCGAGCTCAACGGCCGCTACGACGGCTCCTCCCGCTTTGCGCCCGCACACCGCTGGGGCTTCTTCCCCTCCTTCTCGCTGGGGTGGAACCTCCACCGCGAGCACTTCATGCGCTCCCTCTCCCCAACGCTCTCCAACCTAAAGCTCCGCGCCTCCTACGGCCTCCTAGGGAATCAGGCTGGGGCGGCACTCTATACCTTCGCCTCGTCGATGAGCTTGAGCCGCGGCCTCGGGAGCTACATCTTCCAGGACGGGCGCCATCCCTACACGGTCGCGCCACGCGTCATCGACCCCAATACGACCTGGGAGAAGGTCTCCAGCCTCAACCTCGGGCTGGACTTCGGCCTATGGCAGAATACGCTGACGGGTACCCTCGAGATCTTCCAGCGCGATACGCGCGATATGCTCGGCCCTGGGCTGCCGCTGCCTGACCTCTTCGGTGCCGCCGCGCCCGAGACCAACAATGCCGAGCTGCGCAACCGTGGCTGGGAGCTCTCGCTGAACTATCACGGGCGCATCGGCAAGGACATAGACTACTCCCTCGGCGCTCAGGTCTCCGACGCCACAGCCGTTGTGACCAAGTACACCAGCATCGACAAGAGTTCGCCCCATACCCAGTGGTACGAGGGTCGCAGCCCGGGCGAGATCTGGGGCTTCCGCTCCGATGGGCTCATCCAGACGCAGGCCGAGGCGGATGCCTACAACAAGACGCACGACCTCAGCTATCTCAGCGGACAGCCCTGGACGCCTGGTGACGTCAAGTACCGAGACCTCAATGGCGACGGCAAGATCAATATCGGCAAGAGCAAGCTCGGGGACATGGGCGACATGACGGTCATCGGGGACACGACGCCCCGCTATCAGTTCACCTTCAACGGCAGTATCGCTTGGCGCGGTCTCAGCCTCTCGCTGATGCTGCAGGGCGTAGGGAAGCGCGACTGGCACCCAGGCCCTGGCTCCATCTACTTCTGGGGCTGGGGACCTTACGCCCAGGTCACGGTCTTCAAGCAGCACCTCGACTACTGGACGCCAGAGAACCCTAACGCTTACTACCCCAAGCCCTACATCCACACCGCAGGCGGGGTAGCCCCCTTCCAGGGCAAGAACAAGGTCACCAACGACCGCTACCTGCAGAACGCCGCCTACTGCCGCCTCAAGAACGTGACCCTTAGCTACGAGCTCCCCAGCCAGTGGACCAAGGGCAGCAAGGTGCAGGTCTACCTCTCGGGAGAGAACCTCCTGACCTTCACGGGGCTCAAGGGGATGTTCGACCCCGAGGCCATCTTCACCGGCAACGGCTATACGAGTGAAGGGGGGAAGAACTACCCGATGAACCGCGTCGTCTCCTGTGGCGTCGTCGTAAACCTCTAAGCATACAAGCTCATGAACAAGAATATCCTACTCCTCTGCCTCGGCCTTACGCTGGGCTCGGGGCTTAGCTCCTGCTTCGACCTGAACAAGGAGCCCGAGGGGACGCTCTCTACCACCAAGCCCTTCGCCAGTACAGGCGAGATGCAGAACTACCTAAACATGTTCTACGAGTCCGGCCTACGTACGCAGGGCTTTAGCGCTGGTGGCGGCGCGGGCATAGCGGGTGACGACGTGATGAGTGACAACATGACCAGCAGCGCCGTCAATACCCGACTGGATGGACGCTTCAGTCTCAGCAACGCCGCATCCCTGAAGACCTACGTCCACATACGTGATGTCAACTACCTGTTGACCAATCTCGAGAACACCACCGAGAAGGGCTCGGTGCGCTACAATCAGTGCGTCGGCGAGGCCTATTACTTCCGTGCCTGGTACTACTACACGTTGCTGACCAGCTACGGCGGCGTCACCTGGCTGAGCGAGCCCCTTGATCCCGTCGTGGAGCGCCTACAGCTGCCGCGCCATAGCCGCCTGGAGCTCACCGACAGCATCCTAGCGGATCTCGATCGCGCCATCGGGCTGCTGGGCGAGCAGCAGAGTGCTGCCAGCATGCGCGTACACCGCGATGTGGCACGGGCGCTCAAGAGTGAGGTCGCGCTCTTCGAGGCCACCTGGGAGCGCTACCACAAGGCCAAGGGGGATGCCTTCGCCGACCCTCAGGTCACAGAGGAGAAGGTCAAGGGCTACCTGACGCAGGCCCTCGAGGCGGCTAAGGCCGTCGTCGATCGCGGCGTGTGGAAGGTCTACAGCGCCAGTCAGCCCACGGAGGACTACCGTCAGCTCTTCCAGACCACCGACCTCTCTGCCAACCCTGAGGTCCTCTGGTACAAGCGCTACGACGGCAATGAGGTGGGGAACAATGTCAACCGCTACCTCAACCAAGGCGGCGGTGGGATAGGCCTTACGGCTTCGCTCGTGGACGACTACCTGACCCGCGACGGGCGTCCCTTCGTCGGCGCCGAGCGGCTCGAGGCGAAGAAGACCTTCGGCACCGAGCTCCAGCCCACGCTGCGCGACCCGCGCCTGGCGCAGACCGTCTGCACGCCTGGTCAACGCCTGCGTCCCGACCAACCCGCCTATGAGGTGCCGCCCTTGCTCGGGGCCTCCTACCATCAGAACATGACGGGCTATTCGCTGCTCAAGCACGTGCAGATCGACTACACGGGCAATCTCGATGCCGAGTACAAGGGCGCGACGCCAGCCATACAGTTCCGCTACGCCGATATCCTGCTGAACTACGCTGAGGCACTCGTCGAGCTCGACGGGGCGACGCACGCCGCCGAGGTCATCAAGATCCTGCACCCGCTGCGCGTACGTGTCGGGATGCCCGATGTGGACTTCGACCGTGAGTACAATACCGAGGCGGACTACCCCTTCCGACACCTTAATAAGTACGTGCAGGCGGTACGTCGTGAGCGGCGTGTCGAGCAGGCCTGCGAAGGGCGTCGCTTCCGCGACATCGCGCGCTGGGCAGCCGCTGAGGAGCTCATCGTAGGCCAGCGGGCTGTGGGGGCGCTCTTCGTCGGGAGCAACCTCAAGGGCCATCCGCGCTACGGCAATCGCCTCGTCTACGATGCCGCCACGGGCAATAATCTCTTCCTCACGGGCAAGGCGGGCGACAGCTACCGCTATATCCTCCCGAGTAATCCCGCGGGGCACGAGGCGGGCTGGGGCTTCAATCCCAAGCGGGACTACCTCCTGCCGATCAATCTCGAGATCATCTCCGCCACGGGCGGCAAGTGGACGCAGAACCCCGGTTGGTAGCCTAAGGGCCGCCGCTCTCCAAGCACTGGCCTCAGCCTTCCGCCCCTCTGCGGATCCCACCAGAGTCAGGCGCTCCCTCCTCAGCTCGCTGGGGAGCGGAGTGCCTGACCCTTTTTCTGCCCTTCCGCGCGGCCGTCCGCCCCATCCTCCCGTCCTGCTCCTTCCCGCTTCTGTCCCTCTTGTTTCACCTCCCCGAGGGGTATCCCTCAGCGACCCTTACTGATATCCCTGACGGCGCTGACTGCCGTCCCTCAGCGTGCTTACTGATATCCCTCAGACTCCCTCAGTGCTATCGCTCCCGACGGCCACAGCCTTGCCTCTCCTGCCTTATTGATCTTCCTCAGCCCCTCCCCGCCCTCCCTCAGCACGCGGACAGCCCTCCCTCAGCCTCCCTCCCGAATGTGCCTCAGCGCGCGGAGCCTCGGGCTGGGCTATTTGTCTAGTTAGCTGAGATAGCGTATCTTTGCGCTGCATTCATCTTGGCGGCCTATACCGCTTAGCCTGGGTGAAGAGCTGAGGATTGTCTCGTGGTGTAATGGTAGCACAACAGGTTTTGGTTCTGTTTGTCAAGGTTCGAATCCTTGCGAGACAACGCTAAGGGGCGCGCTGCGCCCCTTTTTTATTGCCTTGGGCTAGAGGCCTGGAGGAAGTGAAAAAGCCGCTCGCCCCATCGATCACAAGTAATCGATGGGGCGAGCGGCTTTCTTGTGGGGCGGCAGCGGGCGGCGTGCGTGGGGTAGGCTGCTAGCTGCGGCGGCAGCGGATGAGGACGGCTTCGCCCGTGGAGAGGGTAGTACCGAGGAGGGCGAAGGTGTCGTGCTCGGCGGCCTTGAGGCGACGACGCAGTTCGTCGGCAGAGAGGGGGAAGTTGCGGCAGATGATTTGCGCGGCGAGGCGCTCCTTCGCTAGACGCCTGAGGAGGGAGGAGCTGAAGGGCAGCACTTCATCCACCTCATAGCGGCGCCCGGGGAAGTCGGGGCAGGCTTCGTCCGAGGTGTAGAGGTGCGAACTGACGTGCAGCGGATCGAGGGCGTAGCGCGCGGCAAGGCTCTTGTACAGCCCCGCCTTCATCAGTGCGGCGTGCGGTAGGTAGAGCCAGCGGCCA harbors:
- a CDS encoding TonB-dependent receptor — translated: MKRKLHRSRLLGLLLLLLTLLMPQLSAQSLAVRGRVVDSKGEAVVGASVVVKGAQGKGSVTNLQGEFSLSGLKKSDVLRVSFIGMKTEEVALEGQQSLTITLQDAATKLDDVVVVGYGVQRKVNLTGAVSSVKGTELARRPVADASQSLQGLVPGLLVTNGSSGRPGGTGTLSLRGQGNLKNNASPYVLVDGVEMALSDVNPNDIESISVLKDAAASAIYGARAAYGVVLVTTKKGVAGKIRIGYQGNFGWSAPTLLPEMVNSYEFAKYWNAGVRNSGSPRLYSDQKLELLRRYIADPSSVDPWAELPKNSMMNPAFENSEQGVGNVDYFALHYKDWAHKQSHNLSVSGGSEGTQYYVSGGYYTEDGILRYAKMQYQRYNFASKVTSQLKPWLRLKLDTKYIHGQNDTPFGAGGLSEGFYHSLARFRPTVSVVDPNGHFTELSMIPYLRSGTYTRHKQDRLNLTAGVELQPLKDWRIYLDYTYRLGGSEYEALNRAPRIYAADGQRTSLGVRSELGVLPQGKFTRSFQKDNYRSINLYTNYLLDLGERHHFTFLAGYQEEDSHTSFLESSVTGLYSLDNPNAGIGSGDKVPVDQRYGWATRGFFGRINYNYDGRYLVELNGRYDGSSRFAPAHRWGFFPSFSLGWNLHREHFMRSLSPTLSNLKLRASYGLLGNQAGAALYTFASSMSLSRGLGSYIFQDGRHPYTVAPRVIDPNTTWEKVSSLNLGLDFGLWQNTLTGTLEIFQRDTRDMLGPGLPLPDLFGAAAPETNNAELRNRGWELSLNYHGRIGKDIDYSLGAQVSDATAVVTKYTSIDKSSPHTQWYEGRSPGEIWGFRSDGLIQTQAEADAYNKTHDLSYLSGQPWTPGDVKYRDLNGDGKINIGKSKLGDMGDMTVIGDTTPRYQFTFNGSIAWRGLSLSLMLQGVGKRDWHPGPGSIYFWGWGPYAQVTVFKQHLDYWTPENPNAYYPKPYIHTAGGVAPFQGKNKVTNDRYLQNAAYCRLKNVTLSYELPSQWTKGSKVQVYLSGENLLTFTGLKGMFDPEAIFTGNGYTSEGGKNYPMNRVVSCGVVVNL
- a CDS encoding RagB/SusD family nutrient uptake outer membrane protein codes for the protein MNKNILLLCLGLTLGSGLSSCFDLNKEPEGTLSTTKPFASTGEMQNYLNMFYESGLRTQGFSAGGGAGIAGDDVMSDNMTSSAVNTRLDGRFSLSNAASLKTYVHIRDVNYLLTNLENTTEKGSVRYNQCVGEAYYFRAWYYYTLLTSYGGVTWLSEPLDPVVERLQLPRHSRLELTDSILADLDRAIGLLGEQQSAASMRVHRDVARALKSEVALFEATWERYHKAKGDAFADPQVTEEKVKGYLTQALEAAKAVVDRGVWKVYSASQPTEDYRQLFQTTDLSANPEVLWYKRYDGNEVGNNVNRYLNQGGGGIGLTASLVDDYLTRDGRPFVGAERLEAKKTFGTELQPTLRDPRLAQTVCTPGQRLRPDQPAYEVPPLLGASYHQNMTGYSLLKHVQIDYTGNLDAEYKGATPAIQFRYADILLNYAEALVELDGATHAAEVIKILHPLRVRVGMPDVDFDREYNTEADYPFRHLNKYVQAVRRERRVEQACEGRRFRDIARWAAAEELIVGQRAVGALFVGSNLKGHPRYGNRLVYDAATGNNLFLTGKAGDSYRYILPSNPAGHEAGWGFNPKRDYLLPINLEIISATGGKWTQNPGW